DNA sequence from the Armigeres subalbatus isolate Guangzhou_Male chromosome 1, GZ_Asu_2, whole genome shotgun sequence genome:
aaagacctggacgagatcactgaagtcgaagagctcgtcacggcactgcggcgacagtgtgaagtggagacgcccaccgcagccgttcggctacggaaaggtcgggcagggacgcaggtagcattggttcggctatctgcagcggacgcctccaaggtagttaagttagggagcgtcaaggtgggatggtcggtatgccctgtgcgcatatacgagcaacccgaagtttgcttcaagtgcctggaaccagggcacaagcaatgggactgcaaaggccctgacagaagcaatctctgccgacgctgcggattggagggacataaggcacaatgctgcacgaaccctcccaattgtttgatttgttccagcaaagctgtgaacagcaagcaccccatggggggttcgatgagcccggcgtttaagcgtgctgcaaaatcaaagtgcaggtaacgcagctggcttgctcggcctcgcccgagtgtttggtgtgcgcaggtttagaggaaacggcggaacacgtgttgttcgtgtgctcacgttttgcttgccacatgtggtctggacactaccccggacaacctagttcggaggatgtgtaaagatgaagttggctggaacgccgttttatcggctatcgcccaaatcgtctcgaagctacacagaaggtggcgcgtggactcaaggatggctagttcaggcgcaaataagaggtggtccaagggatcggagtcggcttcatgggtcataccggtggtcatgctctgtggtcgaactcgatccttttaccgaacaagtggccgcgcgaagaacaacatggtatcgtcgctttcgcggcgtcggtcaaccgggcgggttccgagcccgaggacggaaaggggtcctcgtcaaggctggggcaggcgtaggcacctcgtcggcaagtccctctgtgtactggcgaatagaccctgtcgcagGGAGGTCAATTCGGGGTGTACGCgccatcatcattcttgataccagtcgtgcagagggaagcaggcgcgaaatcgacctttcccaccttccgaggacatacaGTAACCGGCATAATAAAAATCCCACTAGCTGTTtgtcatacaaaatggtcaactttggagatctagatctcgattgcgtgtgaacgaattttgctgaaaatttgaccagagctgagatataacttgaattttaccacaacTGAATTTCGatcatattgattcatagggtaaaaaattattgcggtaataccaaaatgaatttcttggcaaaaaattattttttaaatatcttgaattctataggttgtaaactgatgacttattcagcaaaaacgcgtattttggcaatacaaaaaagtttgcggaatatacttgtacactaagagttgtagttttcaagatattataaaatcaattttctgccaaaaaaatcgttttggtttTACCGCGATAAtgttttaccctatgaatcaatatggtcgaaattcaggtgtggtaaaattcaagttatatctgagctctggtcaaattttcagcaaaattcgtacacacgcaatcgagatctagatctccaaagttgaccattttgtatgaaaaacggctagtgggctttttattatgcaggtcactgtagGGCGTGGTaaagccacctggaaagccggcaatgcgctggcacgcttcttctaaaaaagcgagtcacgatgttcgatgctgcaaggacacgcagctaacctcgagggtgcgttatgcactggcccccctttgaagcattactttctggttgtaccgaagggacgatgggcttggcggcaatggaaacggtttagcgggtcggggatgcagtcctgcctccctcgtttgctgttggaggtggcccctaaccccgcacttcctggacaacccaggatgtctgttgagcagattccgcctccattgcttaggaagaaaaaaaacatcaaaccattaaatcttcggcaaactaccgcaattcgctacaatgataaaaagaaaacatcgacgaagagcaaTGGATTaatgcagttacgcccctatgattctaagcACGAGATTTGTGATAAAACAATTTTCtgttataaaaaaattgaaaagcatGTTTGTTTCCCTGAAGCACCAGGATGgatatctaaaattgaaaagattTATCCTAACCGCCAATAGTGCAAttgataggggagactgggcagACTTGATCcacttttctcattttcgatgtatctcagcgcatgcaatcttcaaaattggggagactttATCCCCATAATATCTATATCCTTGGCTTacttaaggtcaactttctctttctttcaactgtctctcaagcctctaactattttaaaaatctaaaacaaaagttgaaaaaatgctGCACGTTTGAACCGGTCTGATAAATTCACCcgctgttcgttcaaaatcgggtgAATGTTAgcccaatcttgaaaaacaactttttaaatattttgttttaaatttaaaggcGGTTTTAAAGGTTTTgaaggcgtcaaaaaatatgggttctttgggaaagttgactttaacCCTTTATtgggcagacgaatctaaacaataaattagcaaaaacaacaataggacacaatgctgacatggtattaaactcaaatgtatgtttttttatacattaaacagttcagaaacaatGAAAAAGTTGACACTGCCCGTTaagcgggacaacattggtggcaatatagttgccactgcctggcaagcgggaaaacaggcaacaacaaaaataaataaaagatttttaaaaattaggttttacgtaaaaccagtcaaatcaaggcacgttacattttttggtgaagagtcctagtcgaaaaacgcattataagtgagAACAAATTTTCTGCGCTTTTgttcccttgggaaaaaaatacaatttcgtaaaaaatccaaaaaccaaatatgcagaaaggcaaagcttttttcacgctaatcatgtaataatctaacacaggaaaaaatatatctatGTCGTCTTTTTAACtaattataactgaaactccttcttccactcgaaacttacgatctgtacgtaaaaaaaactgttctcaaattgacatttcattttttttatggctcagattcatctggggtgttactaggaagcaaataaagccactacatgggaaatagtAAGCAGatctcttgttaataaatagcaaaacatataatttgttggtggcaatatagttgccactgccttataaagggttaaataaaataaagaatcgattgagcaaatttttgacgggaaaggtcatttagctactggtgaaatgccaataagagcagcgagtaaAATGGCTGGCtcagagcgatcatttttcctagatccgtaatttcatttccgccatgaacaaagcatcatccgactTATATAAAGCTTCATTCAATAGTAGtaatagtcaatagtttcaaaatagtgactttttgcgagaaaaagtgactttagtgacttgagatcgaaaagagactttttagtgacttgtttgaaaaaagtgaccaaatcactaaaaagtgacccgctaccaggcctgcctcaggaattccttcagaacttctagCAAAAACTCCATCAGaaaatgtgttgatgcaaaaatataaGATTGCTGGGTTTTAGTGCTTATGGCTTTACTGTAAAAGCCTTCGGAAAATGATTCGGgtattcttttgatttttttttttggaattttttgggAACTCATGCGGAAGTATCTCGAGGAAAAATTTAGAAAAGACCTGGAGGAGTatttccggatattttgcttttaagaattctttggaaattcgtcgagaatacctttagaaactccttcggctatcaagaattcctttagcaaaaattcttcacaaatcacttacactttttttttctcaaaaatcccttcagatgatttctatgaaaaatcctccggatattccttggaaaactgatcccgaaattctttcggatgttcctccaggaattgctttgaaaatcctaactaatttagtattttttaatatattcctaaagaatttacgagggaatactcaaaaaaatttacaaagcaatccctaattgatttcATTTCAAATTGTTGAGGGATAGCAGAGAGCTATACTAATGTGAATACTAAGTTCAGGGGGTAAGTaagaaccacagacaaacagacataacactcgtcaaaattccatcgttcactgatttactggtcaattcaaataatcattagttggccaatcgatcactcgtggcgcgctcatcggatttgctcgagtttgacgtttgctcactatcgccatctggttcgtgatttgctcaactaactgaaatccacagatgtcgttagtgtttgaacgacgatgaatttgatgagtaaatgttcaatgtgttatgtctgtttgtctgtgtaagAACCCTAATTCAATATTTACTCAATTGTAGGAATTTGTAAACCTTTCATTAGCGGATAAAAAAGTTTTCACGAACTAAGAAGAATAAATTGTTTTCTATCACCAACAAGATAGTAAGTATATGTATATAGATCTGAAACGATGTACAAAAATTAGATTATTAGATTGGAATGGGAATAAGAAAATAGGACCGGCCGGGATTAGAAAAGTGGGTTCAGCCTAATAGATGTTTTTCCTATATTTTCACTTAGTAgtaatactgcctttctcgcatttaccCAAGACACTAAGCTTAGTGGTTCGatataccgtgacctgccctaattccgcgcattgcctaataccgtggattTTATCCAAATTTATGAATATAGAGGTACTGTCTGTCATacacatcacattatttggtgaaatacaCAAATATATATCAGGAAATGTTAGCCAATTATTATTGTGGGTATTTGTGACGTAAATTAGGCgctaaaaaataaatgtgaaaatgtaTGGCTCGACCAGCCAAAATTTGCATCCGCTTAGCAAAACGattaaaattatgtttatatgtCCAAGTCATGTAACTTgatttttaaatgatatttacTTCCAATATCTCATTGAGCCCAGTTTTACAGCTATAAAAAATGAGCTGGGTACTGAAATGGTATTTAAATTTcttgtttttgcatttttattgatCAAAACAATTGGTGCGGTATTAGGCCATCTTCTTCGCCAGTAGTGCCTAATACCGTGACTAGGCTATACCTTGAAGTTGatactcagaaaaataaaacgtaACCATCACATTGAATACATAGACCACTAGACAATATCGTTTAGGTATTGAAATATTCATATTAAATATCTACGACATTTTATGTGTAGGATTACTGGGAAGCATCATTCAGATGAATTACATATTGCAATATGTATTATTCTAATACTTCCCCAAAGAGAAACTTCTGTTGGAAAACTTGAAGATGGTATACATCTAATGAACATACAAATCGTCTTTATTGTGTCGTTTAGCACATACGAATACAATATCATTTATGCGATATTTACCACAGACTATAAGCGTAAATATTTTCCCTATGCAGTTTCCTCTAGAAATGAAGGTAGAGTATTTTTCATCTGAATACAAATCCTCCCATTGTCTTCAAATCTACTTAGACACTCGATTGGATATCATCTATTTAAAACCtaaataaatgtgaaataaattatttgaaaaattaattaaacgcttttaaaccgtcaatattgagaaattgctaacttcccaaggaaatgaTTCTTTTCCCAGTAGGTATCTGTGTAAAATAGTAAATTTTTATGACGTTTTTTAGTATGTATGACctaataatttaattgaaatttgtatatgattcaattatttacatattttattgtaaatgtgctcttatgctcatcatTTGAGCTTGTTTGACAGGGCACGGTATTAGGCAATTTTCTGCGCGGTATTTGGAATCTTCTTCGGAATGTACGCGGTATTAGGCATATTCATAAGTCAAATGTCGAAtactattttcttcatttttttatgagttgaagtacaaaacatatttttcccttcaaatgtatttaatattgattaaagcgacatagttttcaagggtgattgttacaaattgaattttatatagcGAATTTATTGTGGACACGTCCTTAACCCCACGGTAATAGGGCATGTCACGGTACCATTAAATGAGAGCAAATTttgcttcataacttttgaaagcaaTGGCTGATCGTAAAAAAAGTCGACCAAATTCTagcctggcaacaggttaagaCGATAGTGGGCTATcgcccaggatggagatctttcaagtcgaccCCTTGTCCTACTCGGGGTGTACAGGACCTCTGAGTATGGGAAAAAAAGTCGATACAGAATACAAGTTTCCTAATTACGAGACCTAGTTAAGTTCACTTAGAGTAGGAATACTCCAAGCCCTCCTCCACCAGGTATAATATTGTGTCCCTATCTACCACTCTGGCTCTCAAAAGGTTTATAATAAAAGCATATAATCAAGCAAACCCGTTCCACGGAACTCACCTGAGCCAAGTACTCGTAGTACTTCTTCTCGGCACCGTCAAGGTTGGATTTATCCGCCCAGTGTTTCTCGTACGCCAGTGAGGAAGCCATATTTCGCTATGGGGCTTTGATCTGGCAATGAAAAGTTGGATTGAGTCATTTTCTAGATAGCAATATTGAAGCATATACAGATAATGGTTTATTTTTGAACACCCGTGCCGACACTTATTGCTCGCTGTTCGCGACCTTGGAACCTTGACAAAAATACCCAAAAGTAACGGCGATGATGGAATGAAAGGAATCCTGGCTTTCCGCAGTGTCCATTTTCCTCTGTCAGGATATGCAGACTCAGCAGTCGGTGCGGCAGGGTTGATGAACTTTGCTCGGCTTTTAACGCGAACGTTCACAATGAAACTTACCTGGAAAACTGCGATCGTAAGCGAAAACCAATAGATTCTTTAGATGAAGTTAGCGAGTAACTACAGAATGGCGGCTGTTTCACACTAGGCTTTGggaaaaatcgataaaaatcaCTGATTTTAGTCCCTACAGAGAAACACACGAGGTCGCGCGTGCCGTGTTGGCTGAGCAAGAGAGATTTTCTGTTGCGGTGGCGATGGGAAACGAAGTGTGGAAGTCttggaaaacaaaaagaaaGGAAAATGGATGATGACAAATTTACACACGCTAACCTGGATCAACTCAGTTGTTGGGTTGACTGAAAAGCCCTATTTTCATAAGTGGTTTGGTCACCCTGTTAGAGAGGAAAGGACTTTTGTGATTAGAGATGAACGAaacgtgtttttgtttttgatcaGTCAGTGGCACGCGCTCAACATTTTTGGTGAATGGAACGAAAATTTGTTTAAACTTAATTGCAAACTTTACAGACAATATTATTTCGGAACGTTCCTAAAAAGTTCATTTGCTTCGTAACTGTGAACAGAACATGCGCGGAAGTGTTATCTTTCAGCAGAACCGAGCCCTGGGTTACGTGAGCAATCACGTACCGGCCAACGTGCGATTCATTGACAAACGCAATGAGAATGTTATTACGACCTGCGTTGGGAACTCGTTCCATGTTTACGGGGCCAACAGTTTCCGTTTGATCCGAGTTGGAGGGCTACACCCGGAGGACATAACTTGCCTGGCGGCGGACGGATTCTTAACCTATGCTGCTAGCGGGAACGTGATTTACGGTTGGAGGTCAAGTACCCAGCTGCGCAAAACCTATCGGGGCCACACGAAGAAAGTGCACCTGCTGTTGGCCTTTGGAAAACATTTGCTGTCGGTCGACGAGACCAGCTTGTTGAAGATTTGGCATGTTGGAACAGAGGAAGTGTATTTGGAAATTCTGTTCAATAATGAGCAGTTCGAAATTTCGGCTTTAATGCACCCGGCTTCATACAAGAACAAAATTCTGCTGGGAAGCAGTCAGGGTGGTCTGCAGCTTTGGAATATAAAAAGTTCCAAATTGGTTCATACATTCGAAGGGTTCGACAGTAAGGTGATGGTTCTATCGCAGGCACCAGCTATAGACGTGGTAGCGGTTGGCCTGCAGAATGGCAGGATCGTAGTAATGAACATAAAATATGAGGAGACTATCATGGAATTAACGCAGGACTGGGGACCTGTTACAGGAATCACATTCCGCACGGATGGACACCCTATTATGGCAACGGCTAGTACAAATGGACAAATAACGTTCTGGAATTTGGAAGAGCAGGTGATTGTGTCAACTTTGCAAGCGCATGACGATTCAATTACCACGCTTCAGTGCTTTCCTGACGAACCATTGCTGTTGACAACCTCTCCTGATAACTCTATGAAGCTTTGGATATTCGATTTACCAGACGGTGGGGCTCGCCTGTTGAGAATTCGGGAAGGCCATGCTGCTCCTCCAACTTATATTCGCTACCACGGTTCCTCCGGTCGAAATATTCTGTCGGCAGGGGAGGATTCCTCGCTAAGAATTTTCAGCACCGTATCGGAGACGTTAAACAAAAGTTTGGGAAAAGCCAGTTACAATCGTAAAGCCTCGAAGAAACACCGAAAGAAAGATGATCCGTTCCGAATGCCAGCGATTAGCTGTTTCACATCCGAGACCACTCGTGATAAAGAATGGGACAGCATTGCAGCATCCCACAGTGGATTGGTTCAGGTCACTACATGGTCTTTCGACAAGTGTAGAATGGGCGAATTGAAATTGGTACCGGAGGTATTCCATAATAAGAATCGCACAGATTTTGGAGTAACCGTCAGCGCCCTTTGTTTGAGTCATTGTGGAAACTTCGTTGTTATTGGCTACACCAGTGGCCATTTGGAGCGGTTCAACATTCAAAGTGGGATACATCGAGCCAGTTATGGGAAGCCACCGGCGCATGATGGAGTAGCGGTACGTGGAATAGCCCTCGACAATTTGAACCAATTTGTGGTGTCGGGTGGAGCTGAAGGAAAACTAAAATGGTGGAACTTCAAGCAAAATGGTAAGTtagatttaaattcaaattaatttttcagTTTCAAGTAATGTTTTGTAATTGCTTTGTCACTGTATGATTTTAAAATAGCTGAAATACCCACActgcaaaaattccacacatttttattggcaaaaatccattaatttaattcatgattctaattagtgcacacataacgtctctccacgcgaagtacaaatataatctataatcaaataaaatgtatgtgtggtctctaatatgcagttattgaatttatgtgtgggtacaaattgcatatatttgggtcgccaaattgcaaaaatttatgtttgcgacaaatatattcaatataaagaattttctcgGTGCAAAACTGGTTTGATTCTAAACTTATCgttatttcaattttctccTATTTCCAGTTAATAAGTCCGTCCACAGCGTACAACTGGATGAACCGGTGTCCCTATTTAGCACCCACCGGGAAAGTGCCATGATTGCGGTCGCACTAGAGGACTTCACTGTACTTATTGTGGATATCGACAGTCGAGCAGTTGTAAGAAAATTTGTTGGCCACAAAGGATCTATAACGGATGCGTGTTTCTCGCCGGACAGTCGATGGCTGTTGACGGCAAGTAGAGATTGTTCAGTTAAAGTGTGGGACATACCTTCGGCCTACCTAGTCGATCACTTCCGAATGCCTCAGATTTGCACCTCATTGAGTATGTCTCCAACGGGAGATTTCCTCGCGACGACTTATGTGGACAACAACGGGATTTATCTGTGGGCGAACAAAAGCCTGTTTTCCCACATATCCTTCCGAGCGATCAAATCTGATGCCGAAGCACCGTTGATTAATCTTCCATCGACGGTTTGCGATGAAAACGCGACAGCGCTTCTCGTGTCCGAAAATGAAATTGACGACTTGGAAGATGCAATGGAAGATATCAATCTAAGCTACGAAAGTCCGCCACAGCTTTCACAAGAATTAATCACCATGTCCAGTTTGGCAGCTTCGCGCTGGCAGAACCTACTCGACTTGGACATCATCAAGAAGCGGAATCGACCGAGGCAAGCACCGGAAAAGCCCAAGTCGGCACCATTCTTTCTGCCGACAGTGTCGGGTTTGGATTTTCAATTCGATTTGGAAAACGCACAAAACCCATCAACGGAAGATACATCGAAGATTGTGAAGCCGAATCAAGTCGAGCAGTTGACAAACTTTGGTAAGTTGTTGAAGGATGCTGCGTTGAACGGCAACGAAGAATTCAGCAAGGCGATTGAGTTCCTCAAGAAGCTGGGTCCTTCTATGGTAGATTTTGAGATTCGAAGCCTCAGTCCGCTGGACGGTGGTAGCGGAAGCGTTTCGTTAATGTTTGCATTTATGCGTATGATCGTGGCGCTTTTGGAGAGTAACCAGGGATTTGAGCTAGGACAAAGTTGGTTAAGTGTGTTTTTGAAGAGCCATGGTCGTACCATTGTTGAGAACGAGGAACTTAGGGGGCTACTGGATGAAGTGCAACATGCGCAGGCCAAAGGCTGGAACTTGCTGGAAGAACGATTACTCTACGGGATGGGAGTGGTAAGTAGTTTAAGAAATTTCAATGTTTGAAGATATTTTATCCAAAATATATGGATGACAGAGATTTCCACTAAAATTCTCGATATTGAGCCAAAGTTATTTCGAAAGAAATCATGCGATAAATATGTAAAATGTTCCAATAATGAATAACTGTCGACGTGCTAAAGATAAGAGTATGATAAGGGATTTCACTAAACTCCAATGAAAACAATAAGTTTGTATAGTATCATATATTTCTAtgtgttatttaaaaaatagttttttttccacTATTTTTTCTTATTCCCCTTGAACTTCTTCTGACCTTTCCCACCTTTGCCCTCCACTTTCTTACCGGCATACTTTGATTTTCCCTTATACTCTCCGCCTATTTTCTTGCCAGATATCCTACCACCACTTTTATTAGTCGCTCCGCCCTTCGGCTTTCCTTTGAAGCCACCCTTACCTTTCTTGCCTGCTGCTCCACGGCCCCGGCGATCATCCCTCTCGTCTTCATCATATTCCTTTTTCTTGTCCAATTTGGGCCTCTTCGGTTTCAACGAATAGTTCGATCCTTTTGGAATGAAAGGTCTTTTCCTGGTACCGCTTTGACCCTCGAATAATTCCTTATCGGGAGCCTCGCCGATGGCATCTTCGTAGTAGTGCGTGTCATCCTCGTCCGATTGCTCACCAATTGCTTCCTCCGCATCCTTGAGCAGTTGCTTATCCCTTTCGGTTAGTCCGGTTCCACCGGACGTCTTGGCCTTGTGTTCCACCTTTTtaacttccttctttttcttattctcCTCCTGCTTCTCCTTACGTTGCTCCTTGAGACGCTTCTTGGCGGCGCGCTTCTTACGCATTTCTTCCACTTCGATGGCGTTTTTCTGAATGTAGTCATGATAAAGGACCTCCCCAGTGAGCAAATCTTCTTCGATCTTCATCAAACGCATCGTTACACGGGGTCCAATTTCATGCAGTCGCAGCGAAGATTTGTTGTCCGCCAGATTGCCGCGCCTTAGATTCTGCGGTAACACAACATGGGTTTCCTCATCGTCAAACTCGGAGTCGGAGAGCAAATGACCCTTCTCGACGAAATCGGCAATGTCGTCAAACTTGGACATGTTGGGTATGTTTCGAGTGACGACCTTTTTGACGCCCTTGTTTAAATTAACCGGTACTACGGTGACGGAATAGTGGCGCAGATCGATCAGTTTCGAAACCGGATTGTACGACAGGAGAACGCAACGTTTCAGGCTTGAAAGCTTTACCGTCGAAAGATTTATGGGAGGAAACATGTTCTGGAAGGTTGATGCCATCAGTTTGAGATGTCTTCCTTCGCCGCTGAAACTATTCAAAATGACAAGCGGGGCAGTGTTGAAGCACTCCTCATCGACAAACTGCTTTTTCGTCATACTAATTACGTCTTTGGCAAGAGTGTATTGTGTCACCTGTGGATCATAAAAAATAAGCTTTAGTTCAGTGTTCAAATTATTAGAGCATGTGGAATAGTTTCATTGGAATCAAATTAATCAAAGTCTTAGTTAGtgttttttgtatcaaatattcaTTGTTAGATGGGATTCGGCTTACTTAGCGCCTAAGCTCAGCCCATTCTAAATGTTTGTCCGTCTCACCGGTGTAGAAGGCAATAAACGCGCAAAGCGCAACTTACCCGAAAGGTCAACGTCGGCCCCTTAGGCATCCGAATTATTTTCAGCGACAGCGTTTGCGGGGACAGCGAAAATAGGCACATGTGAGAAACGTGGAAGAATCCGGACAGATGAACGAAATCCTTGACCTTATTGACGCGTCGCTCCCTCAGCGCACTAGCGGTAAACGGTTCCATCATGCGACGGAAATCTCGCGACAATGCTACCACCGAGGAGCACTTTTCACCTCGATGGATCACGAACGTGTGTGGGGCATTTTTGACCGCTGTCGGTTCTTCGAAAGCATCCGGAGCATCTACTTTTACTTTGAGAGCTCTTTTATGTCGACGTCCCTTGCCACgcattttactttaaattaaaatcaaactGCAGACTTCTCCCAACAAAATAAGGAACACGCGTTTTTCTGTAAACTGAAAACAAAAAGAACTGACCGGACCGAACTGACTGATGATCGAAAACACACGCGTTTGTTGTGAAGTTTCTGTACCCtgtgtaaaataaataattcgACACCAAACTCGAGTTTATTGGCGTGGCACTACgtctacacggttagaaaaaagtacctaattttaggtactttttttctcttgcatcttcctccctcttccctttgttgtcataaaatgaagagcaaaaccactcaacaagggcattaaagtgcgggaacccaacgttgagtaatctcatgtttacaaaagttgagtgaaatttacttaacttttggttagtttgtatttaaaatttagtatattttacttaatattaagtgaattttacttaatttcgtgaaaaaataacttaattttgggttccttcagtgaacccccgatttgagtgaaaagtacctaatattaggtacttttttctaaccgtgatGTTTTCTACACAGGTAAACCCAATAAACCGACGGGCCTATAgcccttttcacgagacgtttacaATCATCAGCTTctattccgtgtatagtagaaaatcgaaaatttgttttcaataaaatgaaatatctgcagttatcagacgtcgcaactcatttctgattagtgcgcatgatagtacatccgtgcgtgcatgatgcgcactactaatgagatatttcaaattgtcgcgactcgcgtcgcagcgcgagtgctcaatcgcgcggtccggtttggtggtgGCCCGACAATATGAAAATGACAGCTTTGAGTTTGCGGGCCTGTCCAGCGGTTATAAATaagttgtaaacaagtgcagtctcagCAGTGTCACATAAAAAGGCCTATTGACAAAATTTTTTAGCTCAGTTTTATTTACTCggagcagtgacgggaaatgtcaaaaaagtcGTATGGGATTgcaattactaatttgctaataacttttttcagagGTTATTAACAATTCGgatttcagttcaatcaaagttaattgcctatttccggggattaaaccacccgacttggacgtta
Encoded proteins:
- the LOC134204962 gene encoding WD repeat-containing protein 36, yielding MRGSVIFQQNRALGYVSNHVPANVRFIDKRNENVITTCVGNSFHVYGANSFRLIRVGGLHPEDITCLAADGFLTYAASGNVIYGWRSSTQLRKTYRGHTKKVHLLLAFGKHLLSVDETSLLKIWHVGTEEVYLEILFNNEQFEISALMHPASYKNKILLGSSQGGLQLWNIKSSKLVHTFEGFDSKVMVLSQAPAIDVVAVGLQNGRIVVMNIKYEETIMELTQDWGPVTGITFRTDGHPIMATASTNGQITFWNLEEQVIVSTLQAHDDSITTLQCFPDEPLLLTTSPDNSMKLWIFDLPDGGARLLRIREGHAAPPTYIRYHGSSGRNILSAGEDSSLRIFSTVSETLNKSLGKASYNRKASKKHRKKDDPFRMPAISCFTSETTRDKEWDSIAASHSGLVQVTTWSFDKCRMGELKLVPEVFHNKNRTDFGVTVSALCLSHCGNFVVIGYTSGHLERFNIQSGIHRASYGKPPAHDGVAVRGIALDNLNQFVVSGGAEGKLKWWNFKQNVNKSVHSVQLDEPVSLFSTHRESAMIAVALEDFTVLIVDIDSRAVVRKFVGHKGSITDACFSPDSRWLLTASRDCSVKVWDIPSAYLVDHFRMPQICTSLSMSPTGDFLATTYVDNNGIYLWANKSLFSHISFRAIKSDAEAPLINLPSTVCDENATALLVSENEIDDLEDAMEDINLSYESPPQLSQELITMSSLAASRWQNLLDLDIIKKRNRPRQAPEKPKSAPFFLPTVSGLDFQFDLENAQNPSTEDTSKIVKPNQVEQLTNFGKLLKDAALNGNEEFSKAIEFLKKLGPSMVDFEIRSLSPLDGGSGSVSLMFAFMRMIVALLESNQGFELGQSWLSVFLKSHGRTIVENEELRGLLDEVQHAQAKGWNLLEERLLYGMGVVSSLRNFNV
- the LOC134204963 gene encoding protein Peter pan, which translates into the protein MRGKGRRHKRALKVKVDAPDAFEEPTAVKNAPHTFVIHRGEKCSSVVALSRDFRRMMEPFTASALRERRVNKVKDFVHLSGFFHVSHMCLFSLSPQTLSLKIIRMPKGPTLTFRVTQYTLAKDVISMTKKQFVDEECFNTAPLVILNSFSGEGRHLKLMASTFQNMFPPINLSTVKLSSLKRCVLLSYNPVSKLIDLRHYSVTVVPVNLNKGVKKVVTRNIPNMSKFDDIADFVEKGHLLSDSEFDDEETHVVLPQNLRRGNLADNKSSLRLHEIGPRVTMRLMKIEEDLLTGEVLYHDYIQKNAIEVEEMRKKRAAKKRLKEQRKEKQEENKKKKEVKKVEHKAKTSGGTGLTERDKQLLKDAEEAIGEQSDEDDTHYYEDAIGEAPDKELFEGQSGTRKRPFIPKGSNYSLKPKRPKLDKKKEYDEDERDDRRGRGAAGKKGKGGFKGKPKGGATNKSGGRISGKKIGGEYKGKSKYAGKKVEGKGGKGQKKFKGNKKK